A part of Prolixibacteraceae bacterium genomic DNA contains:
- a CDS encoding 6-bladed beta-propeller, giving the protein MNKRTLICTLIALLMFASCHEKQVDSTEIIEIDVMKASRVKMKDIFSKIELIPLETSENSLIEESRSTIGFNKVNDRYYIGDRKQKNVIVFGANGKHLYSSNQRLGRGPEEFPELYRYLVRDDNGNIIIYAGFMSKLFEYDIDGNFIDKYNVPKLYTTNKMMAISKDTIAFYCSTPRKNDNSIVQNALVFYSLRGEKIIKKIDSIYQDGMAAQTNRNCFQRFNDSISFNHNFPSNEIYRIDPNSLEVTCKYRLDFGEYNWNSDKGKKIGVNIISKYIRENCKNMVMVGTKLENSEYLIVMYSFKGQSNVLFYNKKSKRIAIKENPVRTKELLLRLDYIDEEYIYGLCTPKGVRNLISPDLLDDSLLAVLDSIKMSDNPIVVKYKFKKTFLK; this is encoded by the coding sequence ATGAATAAAAGAACCCTTATATGTACATTAATAGCCTTATTAATGTTTGCTTCGTGTCATGAAAAACAAGTTGATTCTACTGAGATCATTGAGATTGATGTGATGAAAGCATCACGGGTGAAGATGAAAGATATTTTCTCAAAAATTGAGTTAATTCCTTTAGAGACCTCTGAGAACTCCTTAATTGAAGAATCCAGAAGTACGATTGGATTTAATAAGGTGAATGATCGATATTACATTGGAGATAGAAAACAAAAGAATGTGATTGTTTTTGGAGCGAATGGAAAACACCTTTATTCGTCTAACCAACGTTTAGGAAGAGGCCCAGAAGAGTTCCCTGAATTATATCGTTACCTAGTGAGAGATGATAATGGAAATATTATTATTTATGCAGGTTTTATGTCTAAATTATTTGAATATGATATCGATGGAAATTTCATCGACAAATATAATGTTCCAAAGTTGTATACAACGAATAAGATGATGGCTATATCGAAAGATACCATTGCATTTTATTGTAGCACTCCAAGAAAAAATGACAATTCTATAGTTCAAAATGCACTCGTTTTCTATTCCCTTAGAGGTGAGAAAATAATAAAAAAAATAGATAGTATTTATCAAGATGGAATGGCTGCTCAAACAAATCGAAATTGTTTTCAGCGATTCAATGATAGCATTAGTTTTAATCATAATTTTCCTTCCAATGAGATCTATCGTATCGATCCAAATAGTTTAGAAGTAACATGTAAATACCGGTTAGATTTTGGAGAGTATAATTGGAACTCAGATAAGGGAAAAAAGATCGGAGTCAACATTATATCTAAATACATTCGAGAGAATTGTAAAAATATGGTTATGGTAGGTACAAAGTTAGAGAACAGTGAGTATCTTATTGTAATGTATTCTTTTAAAGGACAAAGTAATGTGTTGTTTTATAACAAAAAGAGCAAGAGAATTGCAATTAAGGAGAATCCCGTAAGAACAAAAGAATTATTATTGCGATTGGATTACATAGACGAGGAATATATATATGGGTTGTGCACTCCCAAAGGTGTACGAAATCTGATATCACCAGATTTGTTGGACGATTCGTTGTTAGCTGTATTAGATAGTATTAAGATGTCGGACAACCCTATTGTCGTAAAGTATAAATTTAAGAAGACATTCCTAAAATAG
- a CDS encoding 6-bladed beta-propeller, protein MKKLIKKILFGTIISFCIFSCHQEGIDKNSYKIKVEGKTSKELSDFFSEIEIIPLETSEKCVLNRCTHLSIINGKYYVQDERQHIVAVFSLDGEFIYSTKELKGRGPNKYLNCQRYTVNRQNGNIQVLDLIRHKIIEYDLQGNLVIQYEIPETFLPAEEFVYLSYGIYAFYFQSKKPFKYNRYVIFYSVKEGKIIKKISAPQTYYLAVKTNHDCFQRFNNTIGFSYSYPSCNDIYYLNTKSLDLECSYSLDFGKYNFNEESLKNVDKELHTKFIRDNSDHTAFVYDRMESEDYIIIEYSLKNKFYVLFFNKKNHRVRIKENGTKHSKEVLTFLSHIDRDYIYSMCSPNFVDQLITNDLLSSESRKRLREMKLTDNSVIIRYKLK, encoded by the coding sequence ATGAAGAAATTGATAAAAAAAATACTGTTCGGAACTATAATCTCTTTTTGTATATTTTCTTGTCATCAAGAGGGTATTGATAAGAATTCGTATAAGATAAAAGTCGAAGGAAAAACGTCAAAGGAACTATCAGACTTTTTTTCAGAGATTGAAATTATTCCGTTAGAGACAAGTGAGAAATGTGTTTTGAATAGATGTACACATCTATCCATTATTAATGGGAAGTACTATGTTCAAGATGAGCGACAACATATTGTCGCAGTGTTTAGTCTAGACGGAGAATTTATTTATTCAACAAAGGAGCTTAAGGGACGAGGCCCTAATAAGTATTTAAATTGCCAGAGGTATACTGTAAATAGGCAAAATGGAAATATTCAAGTTCTTGATTTAATAAGACATAAAATCATAGAATATGATTTGCAAGGAAATTTGGTTATACAGTATGAGATTCCAGAGACTTTTCTCCCAGCAGAAGAATTTGTATACCTCTCTTATGGTATATATGCTTTCTACTTCCAATCAAAAAAGCCTTTCAAGTATAACCGATATGTGATTTTTTATTCTGTGAAAGAAGGTAAAATAATAAAGAAAATTAGCGCTCCTCAAACTTATTATTTAGCTGTTAAAACAAATCACGACTGTTTTCAACGATTTAATAATACCATTGGCTTTAGCTATTCTTACCCTTCTTGTAACGATATATATTATTTAAACACCAAGTCTCTTGACCTAGAGTGTAGTTACAGTTTAGATTTTGGTAAATACAACTTTAATGAAGAAAGTCTAAAGAATGTGGACAAGGAGTTGCATACGAAGTTTATTCGAGATAATAGTGATCATACCGCTTTTGTGTATGATAGAATGGAGAGCGAGGATTATATCATTATAGAGTACTCATTGAAAAATAAATTTTATGTGTTGTTTTTTAACAAAAAGAACCACCGTGTTCGAATTAAAGAGAATGGTACAAAGCATTCTAAAGAGGTACTAACATTTTTATCCCATATCGATAGAGATTATATATACAGTATGTGTAGCCCAAATTTCGTGGATCAACTTATTACAAACGATTTGTTAAGCAGTGAATCAAGGAAACGATTGAGGGAGATGAAATTAACAGATAATTCCGTGATCATACGATATAAACTAAAGTAA
- a CDS encoding 6-bladed beta-propeller encodes MYSKSVLTYLLLILFVACKSTPQKKTRLPDGTEVLGVVDAEVEKVDLNPFLKKSEYDLSSYIKEAKLIPLETTEASLLGRISDVIMTSTHIYIRDNSKGHGIFIFDNKGKYITQIKKGQGPGELLRVSDMAFDNSNQELLVSQRNLMSYYSPNGKFVRNSKIPFYFAEFDITKDGYIFYKHDSQSDPSLGESDSYNIIITNKQCKIKQVGMPSTYKKCRFYTKSYMQENGYLSHRFSDTIFQYRHLDNMLYSKYILDFSSKKVSDNLLAKLSPRDLMKQDDYYFLGDFLETSKHSFFSLLSHRKKLYLFRDKKTKKVIGGTKVMRNNLFPRAGVAYRPMFASGDYFITIYTLPHPKFRESFVDHSTIFSEEDKLIAKSMKMEENPALILYTLKEF; translated from the coding sequence ATGTACAGTAAGAGTGTTTTAACTTATTTATTGCTAATCCTTTTTGTTGCTTGTAAGAGTACTCCTCAGAAAAAAACACGACTACCTGATGGAACAGAGGTTCTTGGTGTCGTAGATGCAGAAGTTGAAAAGGTAGACTTAAATCCATTCTTAAAAAAGAGTGAATATGATTTAAGCTCATATATTAAAGAGGCAAAGTTAATCCCTTTAGAGACAACAGAAGCTAGTTTACTTGGTCGCATTAGTGATGTGATCATGACAAGTACGCACATATATATTAGGGATAATTCTAAAGGACATGGAATATTTATTTTTGATAATAAGGGTAAATACATTACTCAAATAAAAAAGGGGCAAGGTCCAGGAGAACTTTTAAGAGTGTCGGATATGGCTTTTGATAATTCAAATCAAGAGCTATTGGTATCACAAAGAAATTTGATGAGTTATTATAGTCCTAATGGTAAATTTGTTAGAAATAGTAAGATCCCTTTTTATTTTGCTGAATTTGATATTACAAAAGATGGTTATATTTTTTATAAGCACGATAGCCAGAGTGACCCATCACTAGGTGAAAGTGATTCTTATAATATTATCATTACTAATAAACAATGCAAGATAAAACAGGTAGGTATGCCATCAACTTACAAAAAATGTAGGTTCTACACAAAGAGCTATATGCAAGAAAATGGTTATCTAAGCCATAGATTTTCAGATACTATATTTCAATACCGTCATTTGGATAACATGTTATACAGTAAATATATTCTAGACTTCTCGTCGAAGAAGGTTTCAGATAATTTACTTGCTAAACTATCCCCTCGTGATTTAATGAAGCAGGATGATTACTATTTTCTTGGTGATTTTCTTGAAACGAGTAAACATAGTTTCTTTTCTTTGTTAAGTCATAGAAAGAAACTCTATCTTTTCAGAGATAAGAAAACTAAGAAAGTAATTGGAGGAACGAAAGTGATGCGTAATAATTTGTTTCCAAGAGCAGGTGTTGCATATCGTCCAATGTTTGCTTCTGGTGATTATTTCATTACCATATACACTCTTCCACATCCAAAATTTCGTGAAAGTTTTGTTGATCACAGTACTATCTTTTCAGAAGAAGATAAACTCATTGCAAAGAGTATGAAAATGGAGGAGAATCCAGCTTTGATCTTATATACACTAAAAGAGTTTTAA
- a CDS encoding 6-bladed beta-propeller, with amino-acid sequence MRKIVLLMSVLLVGCSSKVNFGGFAPQDLKLSDVEVLKLSTDSLVTIHVPEKSNEETIDASSIVDSVYAIPLETNKECLIGAVSDIRIHNDLIYVIDKRVSDAIFVFDMKGRFLNRIGKKGRGPGEYTKLSEVQVDKCNNEILISSPPLQKLLRYNPKGEFLGYIDINVAYLEFSILNDGNIVLYAWNQKNKHLGELENRLFYIVNREGAILKAGPMFKPIYPKVHMRTENGCMSSLNQVSYSPILSDTINSISSNSVKAQYALDFGKNSIHGKVPISCSTYQFGQKVRKNHLSYFLGSHLETNSYLCFTCESDGKLIHMLYHKKSASLINCNRIQGDERHMFFFPFNYYSHDRFISAISPKAILEIGQQFKKADEAIFQCFMKIFHRYGVRELSADNNPIIVFTKLKDDFFDTNHK; translated from the coding sequence ATGAGAAAAATTGTCTTACTAATGAGTGTCCTACTTGTTGGATGTAGTAGTAAAGTAAATTTTGGTGGCTTTGCGCCACAAGATCTTAAGTTATCAGACGTTGAAGTACTCAAATTAAGTACAGATAGTCTGGTGACCATTCATGTGCCAGAAAAATCGAATGAGGAGACTATTGATGCTTCTTCTATAGTTGATTCTGTTTATGCTATACCCCTTGAAACGAATAAAGAATGTCTTATTGGAGCTGTTTCCGATATTCGTATACATAATGATCTGATTTATGTTATCGACAAGAGGGTGTCCGATGCGATATTTGTTTTTGATATGAAAGGTAGGTTTCTAAATCGAATTGGGAAGAAAGGCCGAGGTCCAGGAGAATATACCAAGTTATCAGAAGTACAGGTGGATAAATGTAATAATGAGATATTGATTTCAAGTCCTCCATTGCAAAAGCTCCTTCGTTATAATCCTAAGGGAGAGTTTCTAGGGTATATCGACATTAATGTTGCCTATCTTGAATTTAGTATATTAAATGATGGAAATATTGTTTTGTATGCATGGAACCAAAAAAACAAACATCTAGGCGAGTTAGAGAATCGGTTGTTTTATATTGTCAATAGAGAAGGAGCGATTCTAAAAGCTGGTCCAATGTTTAAGCCTATCTATCCAAAAGTTCATATGAGGACGGAGAATGGCTGTATGTCTTCACTTAATCAAGTTTCATACAGTCCGATATTATCAGATACGATTAATAGTATAAGCTCAAATTCGGTTAAGGCCCAGTATGCTCTTGATTTTGGGAAAAATAGTATTCACGGTAAAGTGCCTATTTCTTGTTCAACTTACCAATTTGGACAAAAAGTTCGTAAAAACCATTTGTCTTACTTTTTGGGCTCTCATTTAGAAACAAATTCTTATCTATGTTTTACATGTGAGAGTGATGGTAAGTTAATTCATATGCTGTATCATAAGAAAAGCGCATCATTGATTAATTGTAATCGTATACAAGGCGATGAAAGACACATGTTTTTTTTCCCATTCAATTATTACTCTCACGATAGATTTATTTCGGCTATATCACCTAAAGCTATTTTGGAAATTGGTCAGCAATTCAAGAAGGCTGATGAAGCTATATTTCAGTGTTTTATGAAGATATTTCACAGATATGGTGTTAGGGAGTTGAGCGCAGATAACAATCCCATTATAGTTTTTACAAAACTGAAAGATGATTTCTTCGATACAAACCATAAATGA
- a CDS encoding 6-bladed beta-propeller has translation MSFIATNGKIDLTQKIINVSDMEVNISKVIPLETTNRSIVGEINNLFINRSGIWIADQLQANAVYKFGLDGSFIKKMKRIGKAEGEYISLGSFFQLSKNRGCAICDRGQKKILFFDNNLDFIKESALNQRFFSIASVGDQFLIQTTPDQENYIELLDANFNKQQGLIHRPKCVYQYYSGTLDRLKVDYSTNSVTYNPPLTNAIYQWKDGEVKLKYAINNIELFPNINFFKENQGMHPVKMFQKISKQKYLTVIDFIETDDKLLLKYLMEGEKMVTIYDKQSEKSETVRIGNNLIGNLLYNSRCVINKNLIVSYIYPCDLHKYKDSIEKESKKFSTVSVDDNACIVLLKL, from the coding sequence ATGAGTTTTATCGCAACGAATGGGAAGATCGATTTAACTCAGAAAATTATCAATGTTAGTGATATGGAGGTTAACATATCAAAAGTGATTCCTCTAGAGACTACAAATAGATCTATTGTAGGAGAGATCAATAACCTATTTATAAATAGATCTGGAATATGGATTGCAGATCAACTTCAAGCCAATGCAGTATATAAATTTGGGTTGGATGGAAGCTTCATTAAAAAGATGAAGCGTATAGGTAAAGCAGAAGGTGAATATATTAGTTTAGGTAGTTTCTTCCAGCTGTCCAAAAATAGAGGTTGTGCTATCTGTGATAGAGGACAAAAGAAGATTTTATTCTTTGACAACAACCTTGACTTTATTAAAGAGAGTGCCTTAAATCAACGTTTCTTTAGTATCGCAAGTGTAGGAGATCAATTTTTAATCCAAACTACTCCTGATCAAGAGAATTATATTGAATTATTAGATGCAAATTTTAATAAGCAACAAGGTCTTATTCATCGTCCAAAATGTGTTTATCAATATTACAGTGGAACTTTAGATCGATTAAAGGTCGATTATTCTACAAATTCAGTTACGTACAATCCACCACTCACAAATGCCATATATCAATGGAAAGATGGAGAAGTAAAATTAAAGTATGCCATTAATAACATCGAACTGTTTCCAAATATCAACTTCTTCAAAGAGAACCAGGGGATGCATCCTGTAAAGATGTTTCAAAAGATATCGAAACAAAAGTATCTGACGGTTATAGATTTTATCGAAACGGATGATAAGTTATTGCTTAAATACCTTATGGAAGGAGAAAAGATGGTTACGATATACGATAAACAGTCTGAAAAATCAGAGACTGTTCGAATTGGGAATAATCTAATTGGTAATTTATTGTATAATTCAAGGTGTGTTATCAATAAGAATTTAATAGTGAGTTATATATATCCATGTGATTTACATAAATATAAAGATTCGATTGAAAAAGAGAGCAAGAAATTCAGTACTGTTTCTGTAGACGACAATGCTTGTATCGTTTTATTAAAACTCTAG
- a CDS encoding 6-bladed beta-propeller: MKKKSLFSIVLFLCVVGCKRAPSPDAFQGKVLECEKKELFDMTSLVDHIEFVKLEQNKKSIFGFGTTIKYKNGFYYAANVVNAGKVLVFDSKGKFIRKIGRKGRGPGEFIKSRAFDVDDLGNVYIVDGYKFKVVKYDHKNKFISEAKMDFFGKGFRVLSDDKFVFLANKRQSEYQILVTDHQCNILKRYFKYPKEYNDKHLDFCRFSNAKDGVNYIHRQNQEIYNITSDGDLVPLYKLDFGCHTLSDEYRNNPGKLISVDRNKKLSQMHFCKYDILLGETCIYGTYNNTETKKNRFFRYDLDKNKMYADLRSNSGKIDLRQIVIPSQLYNDSILFSNVSYETFKKCNNKELLPDSLVPHLKSGGTILIKHILKK, translated from the coding sequence ATGAAAAAGAAAAGTTTGTTCAGTATTGTTTTATTTCTATGTGTTGTTGGATGTAAGCGTGCTCCATCTCCTGATGCATTCCAAGGCAAAGTATTAGAATGTGAAAAGAAAGAATTGTTTGATATGACAAGTTTGGTTGATCATATTGAATTTGTAAAGTTGGAACAAAATAAAAAATCTATTTTCGGGTTTGGTACCACTATAAAATATAAGAATGGATTTTATTATGCTGCGAATGTAGTAAATGCAGGAAAAGTACTTGTGTTCGATTCAAAAGGAAAATTTATTCGTAAAATTGGACGAAAAGGAAGAGGACCAGGGGAATTTATTAAATCTCGTGCTTTTGATGTCGATGATTTAGGTAATGTGTATATTGTCGATGGATATAAATTTAAAGTGGTCAAGTATGATCATAAAAATAAGTTTATATCAGAGGCGAAGATGGATTTCTTTGGAAAAGGATTTAGGGTATTATCTGATGATAAGTTTGTGTTTTTAGCCAATAAGAGACAGTCCGAGTATCAAATTTTGGTTACAGATCATCAATGTAATATCTTAAAGAGATATTTTAAATACCCTAAAGAATATAATGATAAGCATCTAGATTTCTGCCGTTTCAGTAATGCAAAAGATGGCGTGAATTATATTCATCGCCAGAATCAAGAAATATACAATATTACTTCTGATGGTGATTTAGTCCCATTATATAAACTTGATTTTGGATGTCATACGTTAAGTGACGAGTATAGAAATAATCCAGGTAAATTGATTAGTGTGGATCGTAATAAGAAACTATCGCAAATGCATTTCTGTAAATATGATATACTATTGGGCGAAACTTGTATTTATGGAACTTACAATAATACAGAAACTAAGAAAAATAGATTTTTTAGATATGATTTAGATAAGAATAAGATGTATGCAGATTTACGTTCTAATAGTGGAAAAATTGATCTGCGTCAGATAGTTATTCCATCACAATTATATAATGACAGTATTCTTTTTTCGAATGTTTCCTATGAAACATTTAAGAAATGCAATAATAAAGAGCTGCTTCCAGACAGTCTTGTTCCACATTTGAAATCTGGAGGAACTATTCTTATTAAACACATTTTGAAAAAATAA
- a CDS encoding DUF1573 domain-containing protein yields the protein MNRYIVGGVIVFVLLIVSLSIFNGDLLEIVDRTTEIEVVDSEIDLGDIFYNIPKLVTFRVNNIGENPLLIEHLEPSCGCVKTEWKREPIGPGNYANIRVKYDAREIGFFYKTVIVYCNIQKRRVRLSIKGKVVKQ from the coding sequence ATGAATAGATATATTGTTGGGGGAGTGATTGTATTCGTATTGCTGATTGTTTCGCTGTCGATTTTTAATGGAGACTTATTAGAAATAGTTGATCGGACTACTGAAATTGAAGTTGTTGATTCTGAAATTGATTTAGGAGATATCTTTTATAACATTCCTAAGTTGGTCACTTTTAGAGTTAATAATATCGGAGAAAATCCACTATTGATAGAACATTTAGAACCTTCGTGTGGGTGTGTTAAAACTGAATGGAAAAGAGAACCTATTGGTCCTGGTAATTATGCAAATATTCGTGTTAAATACGATGCACGTGAGATTGGATTTTTCTATAAAACAGTTATTGTCTATTGTAATATTCAGAAGCGTCGCGTACGGTTAAGTATCAAAGGTAAAGTTGTTAAACAATAG
- a CDS encoding efflux RND transporter periplasmic adaptor subunit, with protein sequence MQTNLGNSLHILLSSFLLMSLFSCSTKQEGDSELKSQTALTVDTVTKVKVKKAVKSRFHHELLSNGIVHACGKAAVPFKAKDQIVALHVVNGTRVKRGDLIATVSSEELKMRLDEAQLQYDKSTIALEDKLLGYGYSTKDSATIEPPLLKMIKIKSGFNSAVIALKRAKINYRDREVRSPLNGVISDLQAEVYNPASSYKKCCDVVDDHMVWVDFSILEGEYNKISKGEKIKVVPFANKRLELIGTVAAIDPRVDASGMVHIRAKVNNSKHQLIDGMNVNVIVQSEGACCLVVPKSAVLYRQNKNVLFVRNGKKAKWVYVTPGEENSLNVQILEGKLAEGDEVIVSNNFDLAHDTPIEVIQ encoded by the coding sequence ATGCAAACTAACTTAGGTAACTCATTACATATTCTTTTGAGTTCTTTTCTTCTTATGTCTTTGTTTTCGTGTTCGACGAAACAAGAGGGGGATAGTGAATTGAAAAGCCAAACGGCTTTAACTGTGGATACGGTCACGAAAGTGAAGGTAAAGAAGGCGGTAAAGAGCAGGTTTCATCATGAACTATTAAGTAATGGAATCGTACATGCTTGCGGAAAAGCTGCTGTTCCCTTTAAGGCCAAAGATCAAATAGTAGCACTTCATGTGGTGAATGGAACAAGGGTGAAGAGAGGCGATTTGATTGCTACGGTCTCGTCAGAGGAGCTGAAGATGCGTTTGGATGAAGCACAACTACAGTATGATAAATCAACTATTGCTTTAGAGGATAAACTTCTAGGATATGGCTATTCAACGAAGGATAGTGCTACCATTGAGCCTCCCCTACTTAAAATGATTAAGATCAAAAGTGGGTTTAATAGTGCTGTTATTGCACTAAAACGAGCAAAGATAAATTATAGAGATAGAGAGGTTCGTTCTCCTTTAAATGGTGTTATATCGGATCTACAAGCCGAAGTATATAATCCAGCATCAAGTTATAAAAAATGTTGTGATGTGGTGGATGATCATATGGTTTGGGTGGACTTCTCCATCTTAGAAGGAGAATACAATAAGATCTCCAAAGGGGAAAAGATTAAGGTGGTGCCTTTTGCCAATAAGCGTTTAGAGCTAATAGGTACGGTTGCTGCGATTGATCCAAGAGTGGATGCATCTGGGATGGTTCATATTAGGGCGAAAGTGAATAATTCGAAACATCAATTGATCGATGGGATGAATGTCAATGTGATCGTCCAAAGTGAAGGGGCTTGCTGTCTGGTGGTCCCCAAGAGTGCGGTGTTGTATCGTCAGAATAAGAATGTACTCTTTGTTCGTAATGGAAAGAAAGCCAAATGGGTTTATGTAACGCCAGGAGAAGAGAATAGTTTGAATGTTCAGATATTAGAAGGCAAACTAGCAGAAGGAGACGAAGTGATTGTCTCTAATAATTTTGATCTAGCACACGATACTCCTATCGAAGTAATACAGTAA